From Coffea arabica cultivar ET-39 chromosome 2e, Coffea Arabica ET-39 HiFi, whole genome shotgun sequence, the proteins below share one genomic window:
- the LOC140036757 gene encoding uncharacterized protein yields the protein MSDHLVHVCNGCDGKSGEALHTYHSVWMSHWTRRSCDSVTPNHNISSTSFGNKQNCYAANDYLLSREKAIESNSYSPAKETRGIETGNFNFINENFRTTSTTLGTKKLAFQSFPTDGPGTVAENVSAVKNSKEICDMKALRPRITSNLDSNMHTLSLGSSYMLPPITVTPDVNKIPSRECDSGSDELLQINKEPGETSRVFRDSSFVISRPFLEELPRSSNHMVQCGIENGDDRIPVLPLARGKPLPTSEERVFERENFDYQRQSTFLVCEEKVERHSKSARSLTSFMRQNKASLFQMDPRASNNHLPIFGGEQFRRMQNLSGISLFQNRSNLQEPTSPQRLYHGSNSLRKFSQSLQDVETMRICTTVDSVVPLHGDHPRFSQTTQSWLITKKTDLNSFKEKQTYTSSRECTGLNGNTFFNFQSLSPFSSQQGAKIQSLGESTDTEGKENVGDVNTSGRFFYAEDLKALGNSMKRGGKKVVDGSNLKNESSAETDTMDLDELKEKNQLFGANSSPPNKDLRMSLITPQVIIGSTGEAGHRRHSIKLPDINLELPALPSGDNVDPSSSRTQSLDMETLLAHAEQPSQSESDCYAGGSSKPEPSNRWIKRLRLSASESFSLGTKSSNMGKESRHEKSNLSSGKILKGSVVNSEPTVSKLPGKELMVLDDATALRRYGESSSTDAAKKGKDTLTSLSWIRRWCHNQSGMPQKKPDAMVVFKPQSSKLASEDLQDKQCPSIAAMALMGKAMNGFQTCEFRRRGSFIVWNTRGL from the exons ATGTCAGATCATTTAGTTCATGTATGCAATGGTTGTGATGGAAAATCTGGTGAAGCTTTACACACTTACCATTCTGTTTGGATGTCTCATTGGACACGAAGAAGTTGTGATAGTGTTACACCGAATCATAATATTTCATCTACTTCTTttggaaacaaacaaaattgTTATGCTGCCAACGATTATCTGTTGAGTAGAGAGAAAGCGATAGAGTCCAACAGTTACTCGCCAGCTAAAGAAACCAGAGGAATTGAAACTGGAAATTTCAATTTCATAAATGAGAATTTCAGAACGACTTCAACAACCTTGGGAACTAAAAAGCTAGCATTTCAATCTTTCCCAACAGATGGTCCAGGCACAGTTGCCGAGAATGTTTCAGCTGTAAAGAATAGCAAAGAAATTTGTGATATGAAAGCATTAAGGCCACGGATAACTAGCAACCTTGACTCCAATATGCATACACTATCTCTTGGGAGCAGCTATATGCTCCCGCCTATCACAGTAACTCCAGATGTTAACAAAATTCCATCTAGAGAGTGTGATTCTGGGTCTGATGAACTGTTACAGATTAACAAAGAACCTGGAGAAACTAGTCGGGTGTTTAGAGATAGCAGCTTTGTGATTTCAAGGCCTTTTCTAGAAGAACTGCCTAGATCATCAAATCACATGGTGCAGTGTGGAATTGAAAATGGGGATGACAGAATACCTGTGCTTCCACTGGCAAGGGGCAAGCCTTTGCCAACTTCTGAAGAGCGTGTTTTTGAGCGTGAAAACTTTGATTATCAGAGACAGTCAACGTTTTtggtttgtgaagaaaaagttGAAAGGCACTCAAAATCTGCGAGATCTTTAACTTCATTTATGCGGCAGAATAAGGCATCGCTGTTCCAAATGGATCCCCGGGCAAGCAACAATCACTTGCCAATATTTGGTGGAGAACAATTCCGGAGGATGCAGAATTTATCTGGTATCAGTCTTTTCCAGAATCGGTCCAATCTTCAGGAGCCAACCAGCCCACAGAGGTTATATCATGGCTCTAACTCACTACGGAAATTTTCACAGTCACTTCAGGATGTCGAGACCATGAGAATCTGCACTACTGTGGACTCTGTAGTCCCGCTGCATGGAGATCATCCCAGATTTTCTCAGACAACTCAAAGTTGGTTGATAACAAAGAAGACTGACCTTAACTcatttaaagaaaaacaaacgtACACAAGTTCAAGAGAATGCACTGGATTGAATGGAAATACATTCTTTAATTTCCAAAGTCTATCTCCATTCTCTAGTCAACAAGGGGCAAAGATTCAGTCCCTTGGTGAATCTACTGATACTGAAGGGAAAGAAAATGTTGGAGATGTGAATACTTCAGGTAGATTCTTTTATGCTGAAGATTTGAAGGCTTTGGGCAATTCCATGAAAAGAGGAGGGAAAAAGGTTGTAGATGGCTCTAACCTAAAAAATGAATCATCAGCTGAAACAGACACCATGGATCTGGATGAGTTAAAGGAGAAGAACCAGCTTTTCG GTGCAAACTCTTCTCCACCAAATAAG GACCTCAGAATGAGCTTAATAACACCTCAAGTTATTATCGGTTCAACGGGGGAAGCTGGACACAGACGGCATAGTATCAAACTACCTGATATCAACTTGGAGCTGCCTGCTTTACCTTCTGGAGATAATGTGGATCCAAGCTCATCAAGAACTCAAAGCTTGGACATGGAAACACTCCTTGCCCATGCAGAGCAGCCAAGTCAATCTGAATCAGACTGCTATGCTGGTGGTTCTTCGAAACCAGAGCCAAGCAACCGATGGATTAAGCGTCTTAGATTGAGTGCTTCGGAATCTTTTAGTTTAGGTACAAAGAGCTCAAATATGGGTAAGGAAAGTCGccatgagaaaagcaatttgtCTTCAGGAAAAATTCTCAAAGGCAGTGTGGTTAACTCGGAGCCGACTGTTAGTAAACTACCTGGTAAAGAATTGATGGTGTTAGATGATGCAACTGCCTTAAGAAGGTATGGTGAGTCATCCTCCACGGATGCAGCGAAGAAAGGCAAGGATACATTGACCTCGCTGTCTTGGATACGGAGGTGGTGTCATAATCAATCTGGAATGCCACAAAAGAAGCCTGATGCAATGGTGGTTTTTAAGCCACAGAGTTCAAAATTGGCATCTGAGGACCTTCAAGACAAGCAATGCCCGAGCATTGCTGCTATGGCCCTGATGGGAAAGGCCATGAATGGTTTTCAAACATGTGAATTCCGGAGGAGGGGATCTTTTATAGTTTGGAACACCAGGGGTTTATGA